A genomic stretch from Garciella nitratireducens DSM 15102 includes:
- the gltX gene encoding glutamate--tRNA ligase → MVKVRFAPSPTGYLHIGGLRTALYNYLFAKKNNGKMILRIEDTDRNRFVEGAVEGLIHSLNWAEIFHDEGAFIEKGKIVQKGEKGPYIQSQRLPIYQEYIQKLLDNGWAYYCFCSKERLDHLREEQKKRGENFKYDGHCRNLTKEQVQKKLDAGEEYVIRLKLPENRMVAFDDMVRGHIEVNTQDLDDQVLIKSDGFPTYHFAVVVDDHLMEITHIIRGEEWLPSTPKHVLLYEAFGWETPNFVHLPNILNQDHKKLSKRQGDVAVEDFKKKGYLPEALVNFIALLGWSPKTDQEILSMKELMDSFDLERVNKSGAVFDMNKLNWMNAHYIREASVERITKLAIPYLLESGYISQKDIDNRYEWIEMMVESVKDKIQYLSQIPEQAKLFFKNEISLETEECKEILKGEQVPILLEAFRKKIKEIKTLDPNSAKKVVKEIQKEQGIKGKNLYMPIRIMLTGQMHGPDIMKIIAVLGKERILERLHYIETHYLI, encoded by the coding sequence ATGGTGAAAGTAAGATTTGCACCTAGTCCGACAGGATATTTACATATTGGAGGACTTCGGACTGCGCTTTATAATTATCTTTTTGCAAAAAAGAATAATGGGAAAATGATTTTGAGAATTGAAGATACGGATCGAAATAGATTTGTAGAAGGAGCGGTAGAAGGACTCATTCATTCTTTAAATTGGGCAGAAATTTTTCATGATGAAGGAGCTTTTATTGAAAAAGGGAAAATAGTACAAAAAGGAGAAAAAGGGCCTTATATTCAGTCACAAAGGCTTCCTATTTATCAAGAATATATTCAAAAGCTTTTAGATAATGGCTGGGCTTATTATTGTTTTTGTTCTAAGGAAAGATTGGATCATTTAAGGGAAGAGCAAAAGAAAAGAGGAGAGAATTTTAAATATGATGGTCATTGTAGAAATCTAACTAAAGAACAAGTACAAAAAAAATTAGATGCAGGAGAAGAATATGTAATCCGATTAAAATTACCTGAAAATCGCATGGTTGCTTTTGATGATATGGTAAGAGGACATATTGAAGTAAATACCCAAGATTTAGATGATCAGGTATTGATTAAATCTGATGGATTTCCTACTTATCATTTTGCAGTGGTCGTAGATGATCATTTAATGGAGATTACTCATATTATAAGAGGAGAGGAATGGTTGCCATCCACGCCTAAGCATGTTCTTTTATATGAGGCTTTTGGATGGGAAACTCCTAATTTTGTTCATCTTCCTAATATATTAAATCAAGATCATAAAAAATTAAGCAAACGTCAGGGAGATGTGGCAGTAGAGGACTTTAAGAAAAAAGGTTATTTACCAGAAGCTTTGGTAAATTTTATTGCTCTTTTAGGATGGAGTCCAAAGACGGATCAAGAAATACTTTCCATGAAGGAATTAATGGATTCTTTTGATTTAGAAAGAGTAAATAAATCCGGGGCAGTTTTTGATATGAATAAGTTAAATTGGATGAATGCTCATTATATTCGTGAAGCTTCTGTGGAAAGAATAACAAAGCTCGCTATTCCTTATTTATTAGAATCTGGTTATATTAGCCAAAAAGATATTGATAATCGTTATGAATGGATAGAAATGATGGTAGAATCTGTAAAGGATAAAATACAATATTTATCACAGATACCAGAACAAGCAAAACTTTTCTTCAAAAATGAGATCAGTTTAGAAACTGAGGAATGCAAAGAAATTTTAAAAGGAGAGCAAGTTCCTATTTTACTGGAAGCCTTTAGAAAAAAAATAAAAGAAATTAAGACTTTAGATCCCAATTCGGCAAAGAAAGTAGTAAAAGAGATTCAAAAGGAACAAGGAATTAAAGGCAAAAATTTATATATGCCTATTCGTATTATGCTTACCGGGCAAATGCATGGGCCAGATATTATGAAAATTATTGCTGTATTAGGAAAAGAACGTATTTTAGAGAGACTTCATTATATTGAAACACATTATCTTATCTAA
- a CDS encoding ECF transporter S component, producing MNTKKLTITALLISFAIMIPSVVFLKVIIPPFSATLGSHVPMFLSMFLGPEVAALVGIGSCIGFFISLGPVVAARAFMHILIGIIGAKLLQKKISFRKVIIITAPIHGLLECLIVLPFVGVNIYNLLIITGIGTILHHSIDGVISSAILKVLEKSKINILNQQKETD from the coding sequence ATGAATACAAAAAAATTAACTATTACTGCTTTATTAATTTCATTCGCAATCATGATTCCTTCCGTTGTATTTTTAAAAGTAATTATCCCCCCTTTTAGTGCTACTTTAGGATCTCATGTACCTATGTTTCTTTCTATGTTTTTAGGACCAGAAGTAGCAGCTTTAGTAGGGATCGGGTCTTGTATAGGATTTTTTATTAGTCTAGGACCCGTAGTAGCAGCAAGAGCATTCATGCATATATTGATTGGGATAATAGGTGCGAAACTTCTTCAAAAGAAAATATCCTTTAGAAAAGTAATTATCATTACTGCTCCTATCCATGGATTATTAGAATGTCTTATTGTTCTTCCATTTGTGGGAGTAAATATTTATAATCTTTTAATCATCACTGGAATTGGTACAATCCTTCATCATAGTATAGACGGAGTAATTTCCTCTGCAATTCTAAAAGTATTGGAAAAATCAAAAATAAATATATTGAATCAGCAAAAAGAAACTGATTAA
- a CDS encoding 2-hydroxyacyl-CoA dehydratase, whose translation MKNLLHVGIDIGSTTIKVVILNENKEMIYSRYERHYADIKKKLKEILREAYAFLSNSLMTITITGSAGMGIADTLNIPFTQEVVASSKAIKTYYPETDVIIELGGEDAKITYLKDGVEQRMNGTCAGGTGSFIDQMASLMKIDVAQLNELAKNYRTIYPIAARCGVFAKTDVQPLINEGVAKEDIAVSVFQAIVIQTISGLACGRPIRGNVAFLGGPLYFLSELRKRFIEILQLEEDQVIFPENSQLFVALGAALCSLEEKEIPFQVLMNKVENMNTSTIIETTRLEPLFESKKEYEEFKNRHKKNTVKRKKLRDFEGKCFLGIDAGSTTTKIALIDEEGRLLYTYYGSNQGSPLKSTINFLKKLYSILPSKAKIVNSVVTGYGENLLKAALKIDIGEIETVAHYKAAEFFCPGVDFILDIGGQDMKCLTIKDGTIDSIKLNEACSAGCGSFLDTFAQSLDLRIEEFALEALYAKSPVDLGSRCTVFMNSRVKQAQKEGASIGDISAGLSYSVIKNALYKVIKIRDPKQLGKKIVVQGGTFYNDAVLRSFEKLTERQVIRPDIPGLMGAFGAALIAKERYQQGQETTLLNGEQLDSFSMKTNITRCGLCANNCLLTIHRFGNGEKFISGNRCERGAGKQKKNNILPNLFQYKYDRVFQYEPLSEEKAKRGTIGIPRVLNMYENYPFWFTFFTELGFRVVLSDRSSSKIYEKGMETIPSESVCYPGKLVHGHIINLIEKGVKFIFYPCITHEQQEDSGADNHFNCPIVQSYPEVIKNNIDILREKNILYKKPFLPYDNKERMEKRAYEEFKDFGIDKKEIKESLEKAYREQEHFKKDIQKKGEETLNFIRKNNIKGIVLAGRPYHIDPQIHHGIPEMINSLGLAVLTEDSIAHLGEVDRPLRVVDQWAYHTRLYRAASFVAQQKDLELVQLNSFGCGLDAVTTDQAEEILKGSGKVYTVIKIDEGNNLGAARIRLRSLKATMLEREKNGIDLKNGDNKYKKIKFTKEMREKHTILAPEMSPIHFQFLQEAMQQSGYNMVVLPSNDKKAVEVGLKYVNNDACYPAILVTGQLIEALQSGKYDINHTSVVITQTGGGCRATNYIGFIRKALRDAGFEHVPVISISANGIEHNPGFRYTLGMLNRIMMGVIYGDTLMNVLFRVRPYEKIKGSANALYEKWVKICLQSLKKADRKTFKENINNIVKEFDELEITNEVKPKVGLVGEILVKFHPTANNHVVDIVEKEGAEAVMPGLADFFLYCAYNTDFKYKYINGSKKEQIFGRLAIQAIEFYRGVYRRALQKSKRFMVPSLIENIAKGASKVVSLGNQTGEGWFLTGEMVELIENGAKNIICMQPFACLPNHVTGKGMIKELKRLYPGTNIVAVDYDPGVSEVNQLNRIKLMISTAFENLKKEHQLKNSSKFYQSKNYKEVGGY comes from the coding sequence ATGAAGAATTTATTACATGTAGGAATTGACATAGGATCCACTACGATAAAAGTAGTTATTTTAAATGAAAATAAAGAAATGATTTATAGTAGATATGAAAGACATTATGCGGATATTAAAAAGAAATTAAAGGAAATTCTTAGAGAAGCTTATGCTTTTTTAAGTAATTCTTTAATGACTATTACTATTACGGGATCTGCTGGAATGGGAATTGCTGATACTTTGAACATTCCTTTTACGCAGGAAGTAGTTGCTTCTTCTAAGGCAATTAAGACTTATTATCCTGAAACAGATGTAATCATTGAGTTAGGGGGAGAAGATGCAAAAATTACTTATTTAAAGGATGGGGTAGAACAAAGAATGAATGGGACTTGTGCTGGTGGGACAGGTTCTTTTATTGATCAAATGGCTTCTTTAATGAAGATAGATGTAGCCCAATTAAATGAATTAGCAAAAAATTATCGTACTATTTATCCCATTGCTGCAAGATGTGGAGTTTTTGCAAAAACAGATGTGCAGCCTTTGATTAATGAAGGAGTTGCTAAGGAAGATATTGCTGTATCAGTATTTCAGGCGATTGTGATTCAAACTATAAGTGGTCTTGCATGTGGACGCCCTATTAGAGGGAATGTAGCTTTTTTAGGTGGCCCGCTATATTTTCTATCAGAACTAAGAAAAAGATTTATTGAGATATTACAATTAGAAGAGGATCAAGTAATTTTCCCTGAAAATTCTCAACTTTTTGTAGCTCTTGGAGCGGCTTTATGTTCGCTAGAAGAAAAAGAGATTCCTTTTCAAGTGTTGATGAATAAAGTAGAGAATATGAATACATCAACAATTATTGAAACTACAAGGCTAGAGCCTCTTTTTGAAAGTAAAAAAGAATATGAAGAATTTAAAAATAGGCACAAAAAAAATACAGTAAAAAGAAAAAAATTAAGAGATTTTGAAGGTAAATGTTTTTTAGGAATTGATGCAGGATCTACTACTACAAAGATAGCTCTTATAGATGAAGAAGGGAGACTTTTATATACTTATTATGGAAGCAATCAAGGAAGTCCTTTAAAATCTACTATAAATTTTTTGAAAAAATTATATTCTATACTACCGTCAAAAGCAAAAATTGTAAATTCAGTAGTGACAGGATATGGAGAGAATTTATTAAAGGCAGCTTTAAAGATAGATATTGGAGAAATTGAGACAGTAGCTCATTATAAAGCAGCTGAATTTTTTTGCCCGGGAGTAGATTTTATATTAGATATTGGTGGACAGGATATGAAATGTCTAACCATCAAAGATGGTACTATTGATAGTATCAAATTGAATGAAGCTTGTTCTGCAGGATGTGGTTCTTTCTTAGATACGTTTGCCCAATCCCTTGATTTAAGGATTGAAGAGTTTGCTTTGGAGGCTTTATATGCCAAATCTCCAGTAGATCTTGGATCTAGATGTACTGTATTTATGAATTCTAGAGTAAAGCAAGCACAAAAAGAAGGGGCTAGTATAGGAGATATTTCTGCAGGATTATCTTATTCTGTTATAAAGAATGCTTTATATAAAGTGATCAAAATAAGAGATCCTAAGCAATTGGGGAAAAAAATTGTTGTACAAGGGGGAACCTTTTATAATGATGCGGTTCTTAGAAGCTTTGAAAAATTGACGGAGAGGCAAGTAATTAGACCAGATATACCTGGATTGATGGGAGCTTTTGGAGCAGCTTTAATTGCTAAGGAAAGATATCAACAAGGACAAGAGACCACTTTATTAAATGGGGAACAATTAGATAGTTTTTCTATGAAAACCAATATTACTAGATGTGGTTTGTGTGCAAATAATTGTTTATTAACCATTCATCGTTTTGGAAATGGAGAAAAGTTTATTTCAGGAAATAGATGTGAAAGAGGAGCAGGAAAGCAGAAGAAAAACAATATTCTTCCCAATTTATTTCAATATAAATACGATAGGGTTTTTCAATATGAGCCTCTATCAGAAGAAAAAGCTAAGCGTGGAACGATTGGAATTCCAAGGGTTTTAAATATGTATGAAAATTATCCTTTTTGGTTTACTTTCTTTACAGAATTAGGATTTCGAGTAGTATTATCTGATCGATCTTCTAGTAAGATCTATGAGAAAGGAATGGAGACCATTCCCTCAGAATCTGTATGTTATCCTGGGAAATTAGTTCATGGACATATCATTAATCTTATAGAAAAGGGTGTTAAATTTATTTTTTATCCTTGTATTACTCATGAGCAACAGGAAGATAGTGGAGCAGATAATCATTTTAATTGTCCTATTGTGCAATCTTATCCAGAGGTTATTAAAAATAATATAGATATTTTAAGAGAAAAAAATATTTTATATAAAAAGCCGTTTTTACCATATGATAATAAAGAAAGAATGGAAAAAAGAGCATATGAAGAATTTAAAGATTTTGGTATTGATAAAAAAGAAATTAAAGAGAGTCTAGAAAAAGCTTACAGGGAACAAGAACATTTTAAAAAAGATATTCAAAAAAAAGGGGAAGAAACCCTGAACTTTATAAGAAAAAATAATATAAAAGGAATTGTATTAGCGGGAAGGCCTTATCATATTGATCCTCAGATTCATCATGGGATTCCAGAGATGATTAATTCATTGGGATTGGCCGTTTTAACAGAGGATTCTATAGCACATTTGGGAGAGGTAGACAGACCTTTACGAGTAGTGGATCAGTGGGCTTATCATACAAGACTTTATAGGGCAGCAAGTTTTGTAGCACAACAAAAAGACTTAGAATTGGTTCAATTAAATTCCTTTGGGTGTGGTTTAGATGCAGTTACTACCGATCAAGCAGAAGAAATTTTAAAAGGAAGTGGAAAAGTATATACAGTAATAAAAATAGATGAAGGAAACAATTTAGGTGCTGCTAGAATTAGATTGCGTTCATTAAAAGCTACGATGTTAGAAAGAGAAAAAAATGGTATAGATTTAAAAAATGGAGATAATAAATACAAAAAGATAAAATTTACCAAAGAGATGAGGGAAAAACATACTATTTTGGCACCGGAAATGTCTCCAATACATTTTCAATTTTTACAGGAAGCTATGCAACAATCTGGTTATAATATGGTAGTGTTACCATCTAATGATAAAAAAGCTGTAGAGGTAGGATTAAAATATGTAAACAATGATGCTTGTTATCCGGCTATTCTTGTTACAGGGCAATTAATTGAGGCATTGCAATCAGGAAAATATGATATCAATCATACTTCAGTTGTGATCACTCAAACCGGTGGAGGATGTAGAGCTACTAATTATATAGGCTTTATTAGAAAAGCATTGAGGGATGCTGGCTTTGAACACGTTCCTGTCATTTCTATTAGTGCTAATGGAATTGAACACAATCCTGGTTTTCGATATACTTTAGGAATGCTAAATAGGATTATGATGGGAGTAATTTATGGAGATACTTTAATGAATGTATTATTTAGAGTAAGACCTTATGAAAAAATTAAAGGGTCTGCCAATGCATTATATGAAAAATGGGTAAAAATATGTCTACAATCATTAAAAAAAGCAGACAGAAAGACTTTTAAAGAAAATATAAATAATATAGTAAAAGAATTTGATGAATTAGAAATTACCAATGAAGTAAAGCCAAAGGTTGGCTTAGTAGGAGAAATTCTTGTAAAATTTCATCCTACAGCTAATAATCATGTTGTAGATATTGTAGAAAAAGAGGGAGCAGAGGCTGTTATGCCAGGACTAGCTGATTTCTTCTTATATTGTGCGTATAATACAGATTTTAAATATAAATATATAAATGGAAGTAAAAAGGAACAAATTTTTGGAAGACTTGCTATACAAGCCATTGAATTTTATCGAGGAGTTTATAGAAGAGCATTGCAAAAGAGTAAAAGATTTATGGTACCGAGTCTAATAGAGAATATTGCAAAGGGGGCTTCTAAAGTTGTTTCTCTGGGAAATCAAACCGGAGAAGGTTGGTTTTTAACAGGAGAGATGGTTGAACTTATCGAAAATGGAGCAAAAAATATTATTTGTATGCAACCTTTTGCTTGTTTGCCAAATCATGTTACAGGAAAAGGAATGATCAAGGAGTTAAAAAGACTCTATCCCGGTACGAATATTGTTGCTGTAGATTATGATCCAGGAGTTAGTGAGGTAAATCAATTAAATAGAATAAAGCTTATGATTTCTACTGCTTTTGAAAACTTAAAGAAAGAGCATCAACTAAAGAATTCTTCGAAATTTTACCAGAGTAAAAATTATAAAGAAGTAGGAGGGTATTAA
- a CDS encoding alpha/beta-type small acid-soluble spore protein translates to MSKRPLVPEAKEALDKMKVEFANEMGLQFSDKAKGNQPSRLNGATGGPIGGLMTKKMVEEFEKKLINK, encoded by the coding sequence ATGAGTAAAAGACCGTTGGTCCCAGAAGCTAAAGAAGCATTAGATAAGATGAAAGTAGAATTTGCAAATGAAATGGGTTTACAATTCAGTGATAAAGCCAAAGGAAATCAACCTTCCAGATTAAATGGTGCAACAGGTGGTCCAATAGGAGGATTGATGACTAAAAAAATGGTGGAAGAGTTTGAAAAAAAATTAATTAATAAATAA
- a CDS encoding NUDIX hydrolase — translation MNKNTIYNQIKKNFHKLDPSYEYYSILIPIIEINDILYLLFEIRSNNLRRQPGEISFPGGKKESGESFKETAIRETTEELNISRKKIEIIGSLSPISTHYNDLIYPFVGFLHNITIKNINFNRSEVNNLFIIPISFFIENPPLKYYIETQPNPSKDFPYYLLPTGKNYKFLKGNYPVYFYKYKNYVIWGLTARIVKNFMDILEN, via the coding sequence ATGAATAAAAACACAATATATAATCAAATAAAGAAAAATTTTCATAAATTGGATCCCTCTTATGAATATTATTCTATTTTAATCCCTATTATAGAAATAAATGATATCCTCTATCTACTATTTGAAATACGCTCTAATAACTTAAGAAGACAACCAGGAGAAATCTCTTTCCCTGGAGGAAAAAAAGAATCAGGTGAAAGTTTTAAAGAAACAGCTATAAGAGAAACTACGGAGGAATTAAATATTTCTCGAAAAAAAATAGAAATCATTGGTTCGTTATCTCCTATTAGTACTCACTATAATGATCTTATTTATCCTTTTGTTGGTTTTTTACATAACATCACAATAAAAAATATAAATTTCAATCGTTCAGAAGTAAATAATTTATTTATTATACCTATTTCTTTTTTTATAGAAAATCCTCCTTTGAAATATTATATAGAAACTCAGCCTAATCCATCCAAAGATTTTCCTTATTATCTTTTGCCCACTGGAAAGAATTATAAATTTCTTAAAGGAAATTATCCAGTATACTTTTATAAATACAAAAACTATGTAATATGGGGTCTTACCGCTAGAATAGTAAAAAATTTTATGGATATTCTTGAAAATTAA
- a CDS encoding exodeoxyribonuclease III: MNIYSWNVNGIRAIEKKGFLDWIMKEQPDILCLQETKAQVEQLEDKLLHIKGYYAYFSEGERKGYSGVATYTKRKPLCVKYGIGIEKFDREGRILIMEYSGFILFNIYFPNGQKNEERLQYKMEFYNAILNYCNELKSQGKNLIICGDYNTAHTDMDIKNPKANEKRSGFLPIERQWMDYFIQNGYIDTYRYLYPERIEYSWWSYRFKARERNAGWRIDYFFVSNNFIDKVIDAKILTHVKGSDHCPIVLSIKDEK; encoded by the coding sequence ATGAATATTTATTCTTGGAATGTGAATGGAATCAGGGCAATTGAAAAAAAAGGTTTTTTAGATTGGATCATGAAAGAACAACCGGATATATTGTGCTTACAAGAAACGAAAGCTCAGGTGGAACAATTAGAGGATAAATTATTACATATCAAAGGATATTATGCATATTTTAGTGAAGGTGAGAGAAAGGGGTATAGTGGAGTAGCTACTTATACTAAACGAAAACCTCTTTGCGTAAAATATGGGATTGGAATTGAGAAGTTTGATCGAGAAGGCAGAATTTTGATTATGGAATATTCTGGATTTATTTTATTTAATATCTATTTTCCAAATGGACAAAAAAATGAAGAGCGTTTACAATATAAAATGGAATTTTATAATGCTATTCTTAATTATTGTAATGAATTAAAATCTCAAGGGAAAAATTTAATTATTTGTGGAGACTATAATACCGCTCATACAGATATGGATATTAAAAATCCAAAAGCTAATGAAAAGCGTTCTGGATTTTTACCCATAGAAAGACAATGGATGGATTATTTTATCCAAAATGGATATATTGATACTTATAGATATCTTTATCCAGAACGGATTGAATATTCATGGTGGAGTTACCGATTTAAAGCGAGAGAAAGAAATGCTGGATGGAGAATTGACTATTTTTTTGTTTCTAATAATTTTATAGATAAGGTGATAGATGCTAAGATTCTTACTCATGTTAAAGGATCAGATCATTGTCCGATTGTTCTATCTATTAAAGATGAAAAATAA
- a CDS encoding M23 family metallopeptidase, with protein MGKKRKKRMRILGIKFYILLLLFFIFLVLVFLNKLFLDSPQYAIKDIPSASLEKYFTLEKKHSIYWYYFAAIDELEKNDQKVNNDKNYNKFISYYWSNEGDIEKGLSDFGGRRYKKNILKKIKQFEQIDQVYRDKVFPISKKDCYEYDDTWGAKRSYGGERSHEGTDIIADKGTPVLSVAKGKITNIGWNELGGWRVGIKGEDGIYYYYAHLDRYKEHIKKGKKVDKGETLGYVGNTGYGSKGTSGKFIDHLHFGMYENEIPINPYPFLKAWEENYN; from the coding sequence TTGGGAAAGAAAAGAAAAAAACGAATGAGAATATTAGGAATAAAATTTTATATCTTATTGCTTCTTTTTTTTATTTTTCTCGTTCTTGTATTTTTAAATAAACTTTTTTTAGACTCTCCTCAATATGCGATTAAAGACATTCCTTCAGCATCTTTAGAAAAATATTTTACTTTAGAAAAAAAGCATAGTATTTATTGGTATTATTTTGCAGCGATAGATGAGTTAGAGAAAAATGACCAAAAAGTAAATAATGATAAAAACTATAATAAATTCATTTCTTATTATTGGTCTAATGAAGGAGATATTGAAAAAGGTTTATCAGATTTTGGAGGTAGACGATATAAAAAAAATATACTAAAAAAAATAAAACAATTTGAACAAATAGATCAAGTTTATCGAGATAAGGTTTTTCCAATTTCTAAGAAAGATTGCTATGAGTATGATGATACTTGGGGGGCAAAACGTAGTTATGGAGGAGAAAGAAGTCATGAAGGAACGGATATTATAGCAGACAAAGGAACACCAGTTTTATCAGTAGCAAAAGGAAAAATTACCAATATTGGTTGGAATGAATTAGGGGGATGGAGAGTTGGGATTAAAGGAGAAGATGGAATTTATTATTATTACGCGCATTTAGACAGATACAAAGAGCATATAAAAAAGGGAAAAAAGGTAGATAAAGGAGAGACTTTAGGATACGTAGGGAATACAGGATATGGTTCTAAGGGAACAAGTGGAAAATTTATTGATCATTTACATTTTGGAATGTATGAGAATGAGATCCCTATTAATCCTTATCCTTTTTTAAAAGCTTGGGAAGAAAATTACAATTAA
- a CDS encoding RluA family pseudouridine synthase, with protein sequence MQENHHRLIYQVDRKYEGMPIKEILKNEYSISTRLFKNIKKHGYILLNGKKTLWHKVAWEGDEILVEMGEEAIDAVPVGIPIDIVYENADVLLINKQPGLVVHPTKGHIDDTLANAVAYHWKNMGISCKIRFVNRLDRDTSGLILIAKNKFAHQNIQKQMNEKKVKKVYWAFVEGILEKKQGTIEAPIALASHQGIERSVLENGQSSITHYRVIEEYKNASLVELQLETGRTHQIRVHMKYIGHPLLGDSLYNPKSTKAICRQALHAKILGFTLPRDNKYCEFYAPLPNDMEKLQESLIQ encoded by the coding sequence ATGCAAGAAAATCATCATCGTTTAATTTACCAAGTAGATAGAAAATATGAAGGAATGCCAATTAAGGAAATATTAAAAAATGAGTATTCTATATCAACGCGCTTATTTAAAAATATCAAAAAGCATGGCTATATTCTATTAAATGGGAAAAAGACGCTTTGGCATAAAGTAGCATGGGAAGGAGATGAAATTTTAGTTGAAATGGGAGAAGAGGCTATAGATGCAGTACCAGTAGGTATTCCAATTGATATTGTTTATGAAAATGCCGATGTATTGTTGATAAATAAGCAACCGGGATTAGTAGTTCATCCTACAAAAGGACATATTGATGATACTTTAGCCAATGCAGTAGCTTATCATTGGAAAAATATGGGGATTTCTTGCAAAATACGATTTGTAAATCGTCTGGATAGAGATACCTCGGGTTTAATATTGATTGCAAAGAATAAATTTGCACATCAAAATATTCAAAAGCAAATGAATGAAAAAAAAGTAAAAAAGGTATATTGGGCCTTTGTGGAGGGAATTCTAGAAAAAAAGCAAGGAACTATAGAAGCTCCTATTGCATTGGCTTCTCACCAGGGCATTGAAAGAAGTGTTTTAGAAAATGGGCAGTCTTCTATTACACATTATAGAGTAATAGAAGAATATAAAAATGCTTCTTTAGTAGAACTTCAACTAGAGACTGGAAGAACCCATCAAATAAGAGTACACATGAAATATATAGGACATCCTCTTTTAGGAGATAGTTTATATAATCCAAAGTCTACAAAAGCAATTTGTAGACAAGCACTTCATGCTAAAATACTTGGTTTTACTTTGCCACGAGATAATAAATATTGTGAATTTTATGCTCCTTTGCCAAATGATATGGAAAAATTACAAGAATCTTTAATTCAATAA